actcaGGCACGTCGTAATGCGGCGACGATATCTGCTCAAAGTGTGCCTGTCCCGAACACAACTTCTGCAGCCGTGCTCGCAGTTCCGGTGACATCTCGTGATCAGCATAGTACGCAAACACCCAATCATacttgtattttttgttgaaaGAGGACTCCACAGAGTGGACTGTGCGCAGCAGCGACTGTGCCACGTCGATGTTCGGGACGTACGTGTAGAACGTGGCGGGCACGCGCGGCTGCTCAACGGGTTGGAGCTGTGGGCTGCAAAACCAGAATGCCAGCACAAACACCAGGATCACCAACAACCTCTTTCGTTTCAACATAGAGTGCCAAGACCGAAAAAAACACCGGGGAAGAGAATCTTGTCGCGTGAAAGGTGTGATTACGTAATACAGAGCGATCCGAGTTGCGGTCTATACATGCGGACCAAGCCACTGCGGGCTAGACGtcgagcttcttgatggcatGGAAGAGCAGCGTCAGGTCGATGAGTCGGGGGGAGGGGTCAGGTTCGTTCTGTAGCAGGGCCAGCTGTGTGTTCAGCTCATTGATCTGACGCAGCTTGCTGTACTCATCGGGCGTGGGTCTGCGCGAGGCTAGCGTGCGCAGAAATGTTTGGATGTTAGCGATGCGTGCGTGGAACGTGTCGAGGCCGGTTTTAGCGtcgttggccagctgcGTCGCCGACTTCTGCGACGTGTCTGCAGCGGCGATTGTGTTGAGACCAATTTCTTCGAACGGGGTAGGCTTGATCTCAATTTTGATCGATTTTCCTTCGACAAATGCGCTGGGCGTGCCGTTCACACGCAGTGACACtggttttatttttgtcgGGAGATCTATTGTGTCGTGGTCCGCCGTCTGGTACGACCCTAGCAGCTCTAAATGCGGATACACCTCGTGGAAGAGGGCCAGACGTTCTTGGAGCCCGTCGGTGGTGTCGATTTCGAATCCGAGGAACAAGGCGTACGTCTGCGATTCCGACTCGTATACTCCGAGAATGCCGCCAGCGACCGGACCTTTGACACGAGTCTGGTGTTCAGAGATGTGCAGAAGTAGCAGAGGATGTAAAATGGCCAGCGACATGTAAAAGTCAGGTTGGCGCGGCTGCGGATATTCACCTATGAATTATTTATTCAAATTAAGAATTAATTATTTGTGAATATTAATTTGGAGCATGATTAGTAAAATCTAAGTATTTGACAAATCTTAATTCTCACACCCTTTTTTTCAGGACCGAAACGCTATTGTCTAATTTCTTATCTTGGTGGAGAGCGCGTGTTCTGCATCCTACGGTGGGCACGGTGGCCATAAAAAGGTTTAGCCTTCTTCATTACGCCAACCATGAGCACACCAACCACTATTCTCAACAACGGCGTTGTGATGCCGCTAGTCGGCCTCGGAACATGGCAATCCAAGCCCAATGAGGTTGCCCTTGCCGTCGAGCACGCGCTGAAAAACGGATACAAGCACATTGACACCGCCGCCATCTACGGAAACGAAGCTGAGGTTGGAGAGGGTATCAGTAAAAGCGGTGTTCCAAGAGAAGACATCTTTGTGACCACCAAACTATGGAACTCCCACCACGCGCCAGAGGACGTGCTGCCGGCATTGGAGGAGAGTTTGAAAAAACTGCAGTTGGACTACGTCGACCTCTACCTGATGCACTATCCGCTGGCGTGCGACAAGGCCGCCTTTCTGGAGTCGTTTGCGTCTAATCCCGTTGACATCGACTATGTGGACACTTGGAAAGCCATGGAGAAGCTTCTGGACACGGGCAAGGTTCGGGCGATTGGTATCTCAAATTTCTGCTTGAGCGAGACCAAAcggctgctggaaagcTGCACGATCAAGCCCCAGGTCCACCAGATGGAAATGCACCCATACCTCAAGCAggacaagtttttggagtTCCACAAGGAGAACGATATCCACGTGACTGCTTACTCTGCGTTTGGTAACCAGAACTCGACGTACGAAGTGGGTGAGGAACCTAAAATCCTCGAACACCCAACGGTGGTCGCCATCGCTGAAAAGCTGGGAAAGACTCCGGCACAGGTTTTGGTTGCGTGGGCGGTGCAGAGAGGCACGTCTGTGATCCCCAAGAGTGTCACTCCCAAGCGGATCGACGAAAATCTGGGCGGCCAGTCTGTGGAACTGTCGCCAGAGGACTTTTCCGCAATTTCTGACCTCGGCTTCCAAAAACGGTACTCCGACTTTGGCCCGCTAGTTGGGTATTGGTACTACAGAGACCTGGAGTGTCCGGGGAAAAAGCCATGAGGCGAAGCTGTATAATCGGGACTCCACCAAGATAAGGTAAAAAAATGCCGCACCGCCGCATATGGTGGAGATGGCGCCTTGCAGATTCACTGGGTGGAGGATAGATATCTAGGTTTGAATATATACACCTTCCATCTCCCATGTGCCCCACAATGGAATCCAGCGTGCCTATTATTGATTTCAACGCCTTCCATGAGGGCACTTTTGAAGAGCGTCGCAGGGTCGGCGAAGAGGTCGTCAAGGCCATGTCGGAGGTCGGCTTTCTCTACATTGTGAACCACGGCATCTCGGCCGCCGACCAGGAGCGCATGTTTGAGTGGAGCAAGGCtttttttgagctttcAGAGGAGCAGAAACTCAAGTGCGAACATCCAAAAGACGGCGCACACCACCGTGGGTGGTCTCACGTGGGGAGAGAAAAAGTTGTGCAGATGGTGTTTGACCGGACAcagatcgagcagctgcgcaagATCCCGGACGTTAAGGAGTCGTTTGATCTTGGCAACGAGGAGACCAAGGAGTTGGAGAACTTCTGGCCGGACGAAACAGACATCCCAGCTTTCAAGGAGTACTGCCTCTACTACTTCAAGTTGTGCACCGTGCTGTCGAAGAAAATCCTGCGTGCCATTGCCTTGGGCATGGGCctcgacgaggagttccTGACATCTTACCACACGCGGTCCAACAACCAGCTCAGATTACTGCACTATCCGCCCACGCCGGTGGAGGACCTGAAATCGGGCAAGGCAGAGCGCATAGCAGCACATACGGACTTTGGAACGTTCACCATGCTATTGCAAGACTCGTGCGGCGGACTTCAGGTCGAGTCGCCACACAACAAGGGTCATTTTCTTCCAGCCCCGTATGTCCCTGGCTCGTTGGTGATCAACACGGGCGATTTCCTGATGAGATGGTCCAACGACAAACTCAAGTCCACTCTGCACCGCGTGACGGCCCCACCTGTCGACCAGGGCACCGGAATGACGAGAGTCAGGTACTCTATCCCCTACTTTGTGTCTGCAGACAGAGATGAGGTGGTGGACGCGCTTCCAGGTACGTTCTCCGAGGACAACCCGAAGAAGTACTCGCCAATTACTTCTGGAGATTATCTAGCTATGAGATTGAATGCAACATACACATAATCTAATAGGCATATTCCTGAATAACCGACATAGGTTTGCTGTATGTCGAGATCGGCTTGTACTCAAAGTCCAAATCAAAGCCTGCTGGCCCGCCAATGCGGACACCTCGTTCTGTGTCGGTCCATTTGTTGCTAGGGGCAATCCCAAGAACGAAAACGAGCAGTCCGTAGCGATAGTCACTGGTGCCGACAGCCTCGCCGGTAGCAgcgtcgacgacggcaATAAGGTCTGGCACGGAACACACGATCTCCTCATTAGTACCGTCTGCGTCGGTGGTCTTGCAGTAGATGTTTTCGTTTTTGAACGGAATGGTCATCTTGCGTCTCGCACCGTCAACCTCTTCGATAACGACTTCCCCCCACGCATGGCCTTTGAAAAGTTTCCGCTCCACGTCGACAATCTTGCCCGAAAATAGCAGCTTTCCCGTGTTGTTGACCGACTCGAGGATCCGCTGaggcagcttgtcgatctCGGCTTTTTGGCGTGCAATCTTTACGGCACGGCCGATTCTCCACGCCAGCGAGATCGAGCCATGAATGTTCTTCTCTTCCACATCTTTCAAACTCATTGGCGGGTTCACCACCCCCACTTTAGACCCAAGCTCAGCCAACGACGCACGCATGgttttctccagcagaagGTCCGATTTCGAGCTTGCCATGATCACCGAGTTGCCGTTCCCGTTTGCAAATACCATTGGCGCATAGAAACACTCGCCTTCAGGGGTACAAACGACCGGTGTCGTTTGCCAGTGCGTGGGGTACGCCCTACCCATTGTGTCGCAGTCGACAACCGGCAGATTTAGTCGCGACGAAGCAGAAATCTGGAACGTGCACAGTCCGTTCCCGCCGCCAATCTCAATaggaaacagcagctccggCTTCCTGTTGATGTACTTGGCCATTATGTCATACGACTCCATTAAAGCCTCGCCCAGCATTTGCTCATGCGAAACCGTTGGCGAGCCCGCGTAGCACACACCCACAATGCTTCCCTCTCCTTTGATGTACCGGTGAGCGTCCTCAAGATCCACCACAGTGACAGTGTCACCCTGGCGCAAGTAATTTCTCACCTCGAGCATATACGAGTACGGGTTTCCGCCGCCGCCACAGCCCAGGATGTAGGCACCGATAGCCAAAAAGTCTAGGTCCACTTCGGACAACACCCACTGTCTGTCTTTGTTAATGGTAGGCCTGTAGGTCGTGTAGTCAATTTCCTCCTCAACAGCAGTGTTTGTTTCCTCATACAGTGACTTTTTGACAATATCGCGGGTACCGGACTCAAACTGTCCTTCGTCCACctccaattttggagctttAGAATAGTCCACGTCCGCGACGATTTTGatcacaaactcaaacGTGTTGGGCACGTACGGGATAGCATCGGTAGACACAAAAACGGTCTCGATGGTGTCCTCAAGACCACCTTTGGCTAGGATTTTTTCTATGGCTTTTTTTCtgagcttttccagcacttcCTCCTTCGATGTGGTTCCTGGAGCCAGCAATTTAATCTCACTAATCTCCACCGACACCTTGCCCATGGCAGCCCCAATGGCATTGGCGACGCTGTAGAATGGCGGCCTAATAACGGCGGACGCACCGTCCAAATGCTCTGGCACAATAAACGAGCCACCGCCGACAGCAAGAACAGTGATGTCGTCCGGGCTGGTCTTCATGCGGTCAATTGCCTTCTCAACCATTACTTTGGCCCGCTTCTGGAACGCAGCAAGATACTCAGGACTGAACTTGTCTTTGACATGAGAAACTGTTCCGATCTCTAGACTGCCACCCTGCAACAGCTCTGCTGCAACGGCACAGTCGGTGGCAGTAACGTCTGACCCACCAAAAACCAGCGCACGCTTAACAATCTCCGAACCGGTAGAGTCTGGGCCAATTGTTAAAGCGTCACCGGCACCTCTGACTAATGAGCCACCGCCAAGTCCAATGCTCTCAACGTGAGGCATGGAAAAGTTCATTTTGACACCACCGACAATCGAGTAGGAAGAGGACTGTCTTGGAAACCCAGTAGACAGCAACAGCCCCACATCGGTTGTTGTGCCGCCGACGTCGAGCACAATGGCACTCTTTCCGTGGGTTTTTGCCAGAAAAGACGCTCCTCGCATGGAGTTCGTGGCTCCAGAGGAAAAAGTCCGGATTGGCAGGCTCAAAGCCTCTGCTGCAGAAAGAATAGTGCCGTCGTTCTGTGTCAAAAAGACCGGACAGCTGAGCCCCAGTTTCTTGATTGCATTGGCAAACGAAGAAATGATCTTTTCTGCAAAATGGAGAATAGAGGCATTCAGGATCGTGGCGTTCtctctttccagaaaacCAATCCCCGACACCTGATGCGAAACGCTCACTTTTGCGTGGGGgatctcctccagaatGATTTCCTTGACAAGTTCCTCCTGTTCTGGCTTCATGTGCGAGAAAATACCAATCACCGCAAAGGAGGTAATGCCAAGTTCTTTGGCCTTACGCACATGTTCCAGCACTTCCTCCTTTTTCACTGGCTGAATTTCGTTTCCATCAACATGAAATCCGCCGTTCAAATAGCCAATATATCCCTTGATTACAGCAGTCAGCCCGCTCGGGAAGTCTGAAAATGGATAAACGTGTCTGGAATAAGGGCCACAGAGTCTCAGCACAGCCACCTTGTCAAGCCGTGCGCGGTCTTGCTCGACAACGGCATTGATAAAGTGGGTCGTTCCTATAGTCACAGAGGCCACGTCTTTCTTATCGACGTTCTTATggtccacaaacagcttgGAGATTCCTTTTTGAATGCTGTCGGAAACCTCAGCAGATGTGACCATCTTATTCCACGCAAGGACCCCATGGGAATCTgtgttgattttggtggGGTCAATGAGCACCGAATCTGTGTTTGTTCCGCCAACGTCGACACCAATTAGCATTTTTGTTTGGCGGAAATTAAAAAAGAGTAGCTTATATAAATTGTGTTCTTATCGGAGGAGATGGCTTCCGAAGTGGGATCTTATCCGACACGCTTAGTCCACCGTCGATCTGAGGTTAATCTCAAGAGCCTGCGTCTTAATTTGTTCTAACAATAACTTGATAAGCCTTCCTCCACCGAGAACTGGCCGCCTAGCGGTCTGCCCACCGAATTAAGAAGTTATCGATAAGGCACCTGTAATATCGGGATTTTCAAGATATGCGCAAAACTATAAAGCAGCTCTGCATGCCCGGCTAAACCCCAAAAGCCATGTCTCAAGATTGGAAAGTCCACGACCTGGGTATTCCAAACCCGTTCAATGACCCCTGGATTGTCAGGATGATCAAGAATCCCGAGAAGCTACCGGCATCGGAGCTTTTTGCTGTTCCGAAAGACGAGAACTCCGAATACGATAACGATCGCTGGACAAACAGAGATTTGATTCCAATACCAAAAGACCGTCAAACATGGACTGCCATGTCTTACTTTGGCTACTGGGCAGTTGCTGGAATGGGTATCCCTACATGGTCTATGGGATCCTCCGCCCTCGCTTACGGTTTGAACTGTAAGCAGGCTCTCGCAGCTATAGCTGGTGGTGCTATCATTGTCGGTGTTATTGCGGTGCTTATTGGTATCATTGGCCAAAAGTGTAGGATCGGCTACACTGTCTCCTCAAGAGCCGCCTACGGCTTCTATGGCTGCTACCTGCCCATCGCAATCAAATCCTTTATTGCGTGTATTTGGCAGGGTTTACATTTCTACTACATGGGCCAAGCCCTTGTGGGTACTATTGGTTCGCTAGCGCCGACATTTATCACTGGAACTATGGGCGAGGCTTTCTCTGACTGGAGTCCACTAACGAAGAACGAGCTTTTAGGTGTGTTTTTGGCAATCATCCTGTTTACCGTGATGATGCTTATTCCACCAGAGAAAATGCAGCCAATGGTGCATATATCGTTTATCCTCCAGACAGGATCTTTCTTTGGTCTCATGGGCTGGGCCATCCACGCCAACGGCGGCAAGCTGGGTCCTCTGTGGAACAGAGAGCAAACAACGAGCACTGGTCCAGGCTGGGCAGCGTTTTTCATGATCACCAACATTTGCGGGTCAAATTCAGGTGTTCTGGGCCAAAGTGACTGGACGAGATACGCGAAAACCAGGTTTGCACCAAACTTTAGTCAGATCGTTACCGCTCCTGTGACATTGTTCTTGACGGCAGCCATGGGCATTTTTGCTTCCGCCGCCATGGAGCCAGTGCTGGGTGACATTTACTGGAATCCAGTGACTTTGCTTCCAAAATTACTGACCCACTACAACTTTAGCCCTTCAGTGCGCGCTGGGGTGTTCTTTGCGTCCTTTGGAATTATCTCTGGACAACTGTGGCAGGCCGTGCTTCTTACAGCTTGCAGCACCGGAATGGACATTTCTGGATTTGCTCCGAAATATATCAATATCCGCCGCGGAAGCTACGTTATGACTGCTATCGGATTGGTTTGTCAGCCATGGAAACTTCTTGCCACCTCCAACACTTTCTTGACCGTCTTGTCCGGcttttctgtgtttgtggGTCCTCTTGTTGGGGGTGCCATTGCAGATTTCTTCGTTGTCAGAAGAATGAAGTATAGAATGCGCGATCTATACAGATGCCACGATTCTATCTACTGGACCAGATGGGGGCTCAATTGGAGAGGGCTGACTTCTTTTGCCATTGGTTCACTGCCAACTTTCCCTGGGCTTGTTTGCACAGCAGGAAATTACCCTATGCCTTCTGGCTACGAGAAATTCTACAATCTGACTTATCTTGTCGGACTGCTAACCACGTTTGTTGTGCATTCGCTAATTGGTTATTTCTTTCCTCCCCCCGGCGTGGGACTCGAAGCCCCATATTATGAGAAAGACTTGGAGGTGGAAACCGAAATATTGGATTCGGAAAAAACTAACTACGTCGCAAAAGTCGTGGAGGACAACTCGAGCTCAGTGTAGCTCGCTGATTTATTGCTGCTGATATTTCTTAAATACTAGCTGTCTAAGTAGAGATCCGTTAATATCTAAACTTTTCCACTCGTTGAGATCCAACAAAAGACTGAAGTAGCAAAGCAAACCTTGAATGTATTGCTGACGGATAGTAAACTCGTACTCACGGCCCCCATattcctctttttcgataATAAGGTTCAGATATTGCAATGTGTCCTCCTTTGTAATGTTCTGGCTGATCATCCCGTTTTGCATGTATCTAATTGGATTCGGAAATGAGCTCTGTTTGATTCCAGCAGGAATATCCTCTCTGAATGTCTCGTAGCACCAGAGTGCCAGACATGACGTGGCGACGTACTTAGCCAAATGGGGAATGGAAAATATCATTCCTGTGCTCAGGAACACAGTCCGTAAAAGCTTACAGGCATTGTTCAGGGAAAGCTGTGCGCTGGGACTTCGGATCCAAGCACGGATCTTGGTAGACACATTAATTCGCGGATACGGATTTTCCCGAGACACAGCACTCGCGTATTGGGAAGCCAGTTTATACACCGCAAAGGTGTCGACATGTAGAAGAAGAAGCCCAAATTGGTACTGAGTAAGGTTATTCCAGAAAATTGGCGAGGTGTCGTACTTGTTCAAATAGGCCAATGTGGCACTTTGGGAGTCatcttttttcaggaatGTGTTGTTGGTGGTCAGAATCTGGAAATCAAAATACTCGCGCCATTGATTGTAGGCATCTTGGAGTCTCAAAATTAAAGCACTCATTTTCTTGTTGGACACAATGCCCAGGTCCTGCAGTCCCTTCCATCGCAGATCCCACGTTATGCTAATCAGGCCTTGCAAGAAAATCAGCCTCGAAAACTGTGAAAAACAGTTCATGTTGTACTCTTTCTGATGGTCCTTATACGGCTGCATAAGACGTCTAagcgaaaacaaaaagtTGGGCCAGCTCCCTTCTTCCTTGATATGGGGCATGATATTGATTGAGTTTTCTGTTTGCATGGACACCGACTGTCTTCTTCGTGGCATCAGCTCCCGCGGCTGTTTTGAATACTCTGACAAGAATAGTTCTGCATCAGAGGCCGTCCAGACGGCGTCTGTGTACGGGAGATCGAGTTGCAAGTCAAATATGGATATCAAAGCATGACACTCATTTAAGTACGCGTGCTGCGAGTCGCAGATGTATGCGAAAAAAGCCAGTCGTTTGCGGGACTCATACTGTATCCACTCATGCCACCGCTCTCCcaaatttgaagaagaaacgttgtcgagctcaaaaagttccGGCTCCTGCAATGACCGTGTGAGGCTCGGAACGTCCAATACTCCGATGATGGTGGCATGGAAAAGGCGCATCTGTTTCTGTAAACCAGGGTCGCCAATGTTGGAGCAAAAGTAGCATGTCAGAATAAATGACTGCATTAACTCCAGCTTGAGGTCCTGTGAGTCGCATAGCATGTTTATCTGGAGTTTCAGCAGCCTGCGCTGAATCCGGACTGCCATGTCCATGTTGGAGCTGGATTTCGAATAGACCATGCCTATTACCATAACCAGAGTGAGTAAAAATGGGTGGCTATGGCAGCCAAATGATGGCTTGTGGATAATAGGATAGTTGGCATCGAAATTACTCCAAAATAAGTCAGCAAAGTACGAAACTGTAACGGGACTAAGAGACGTTCTCAATTGCTGAAGCTGGAGCATTCCCAGCAGCATGTCAATGGTTCCCTCGCTGTAGATATCTTTGCGGGTCAAAGGTGGCTCGGACATGATGGAAAAGTCCGGGTATATTGGTTCCATGAGCGGTTCGTCCAAAGACGAGGCTGACTGATCGTAGTCGTAATCTCCGAATAGCCAGCTATAACTATCAGGTGACCGCTCTGGAGGCTTTTCTGCGGTAGAATGGGTGTGTGCCTCATCGGGCACTCCATCTTGTGCCCGCAGAAGCTCGATCCTGCGCTGATGAGTTTTGGATTTCAAGTGCTTCTCTCGCAGATCTCGACGAGCAAATGCCACATTACACTGCTGACACGAATAGGGCTTAATGGCGTCATGGTTGACAAGGTGACGGCTCAGATAGTCTGCTCTGGAGAACCCTTTGTGGCATATTTCACACTCAAAGCGTTTATTTGTCATTAAAACTATCAAAGCAGCGAGATCGCTTTGATAAGATTGGTGCGAGGTGTCTACAAAATTAAAGTTTTCTAAAACCGGTCCGAATTATTCGAGAGCCACGATAAGTAGCAAGTGATACATAAAACCTCAATCAATCTTTTTCAGAGAGGCGTTCAATGGCCTGATCAATTCCTCCGGCTCTTTCGTGAGCAATTTCAGCAGACACCTGACTGCGAACAACATGCAGTTCCTCAGGATGCTCATTCTGCCACTCTCTAAGTTTCCAAGTTTGTCCAGTGAGGTCCCAGTATATTCCTCTCATGGAAACATATATTCCATGTCTTCCTTCCCACAACGGGTAGATAATGACAATGAAGGCAGAAAAGAATAACCAGATAATGCCAACAGTCACCCATCCCGTGAAGaatttcttggagaaaatgtATTTGCTTCCGTACATTGGCATTGGCCAAAGCACAAGCAGCGAGATTGCCATAAACAAACAGGTGTATCCGGCAATTTTGGAGGCTTTTCTGAGAAgttcctcctcttcggcagcagcagtaGCTTTCTTTTGCTCGTAGATGTCGTGAGCAATGGCGGTCATATGCGACTTGACAGGCTGGAACTCTGCGTCCTCAGTGACAGGCTCGGTGGCCTCAATGATTTCCTCAGTCTCATCCACTCTTCTAATGGTTTTGAGAATTTCCCAGTCAAACTCCTGCGATCCAAAAGCATAAGTCAGGATTGGCACAAAGATCAATGGTGAGAGCAGAGCAACAACGTTACCTGTCAGCATGGCATCGTCCTCAAAAGTGTTGGACACAGTTATGCTTCCAAACTTCTTTTTTGTGCACACAAGCCAACTCATGATGGCGAAGGCTGTTCCAAGAATAGGCGACCAGACAACGGCGTGAAcattttgtttttttgatAGCAGAGTCATAGCGGCAGGGAAAACAGCGGCGGAAATAATGATACCCATAAGCTCGTACAGGTATCCCATCGAGATGCCTGCATACCATAAGCCGGTAGCAAAGCCAGACATCACTAGGGAAAAAACCACGACTGACACGTGCGAGGTGAAAATGAGTCTTTTTCCGGACGCCGAAGGGTTGATGTAGCCTTTGTAGATATCGTAGgagaaaattgaggagACGGCAATGAATTCAGCAGAGGAGGCAGAGGTGACGGCCATAAAGACCATAATCAACGCAGCAACCGCACCGCCTTTTCCCATCATGGCAACGGCGGCGCTTGGTAGCACCAAACCTGCAGACACTTCATCAGCCGTGAGCAGGTTTGGATAGGAAGGAAATGCCGGTGTCTTCTCGAGAGCAACACAGGCAAGACCCATAGTGGTAGACACAAGCCAAGGAACAGCGAACCATGCAAGGCCGCCAAAAATGTATCCCGGCAAGGCTGCGGCAGGACTGGAGGCTATGGCCTTGTTCCAGTATCCGTTATCAAGGAAAACAGTACCGAAGTTTCCGACAATGTTGATgacgaaaaatattcctCCAGACCGAGAATTCATGGTGAGGAAGGACCCCTCGGCATTGCCCTCGATCGGCTTCTCCTTGGCGGCCTCAATAACCAAGTCATACACTTTGCTTGTGGATCCTAAAACGTCTCCGGAAACATAGGTGGTGAATGCAAATGTGAGAATAATGACGATGATGGCAATGGTGTGAGCGTAATCAGTCAGGAAAGTAGCCTTGATTCCACCAAACAAGGTGTACACAACGACACCAACCGGCAGCAGGAAACAGGCAGCAACAGTATTCATGCCAGTCAAGTCACTGATGACGGCAGAACCTCCCGTGAGAAGCATAGCAGTCACCAGAACGTTTGTGGCAATGGCAAAGAACATGTAAACTGCATGGGCAGTGGTTCCATATCTGGCCTTGACAATTTCCAGGTATGTGTGAGCTTCCGGGGCCCtctgcttggccttgatgGCAATAAACGCAAACAGAATAATTTGCACGGTAGCACCCGAGGCATAGTAGAAACCTGACAGTTAGTAAAGAATGTGCATACGCCATGGTACTCACCTCCAGAAATACCGTTCTTGTACACCTGGGTGCACGATTGTAGCAGTGTGGCAGCCCAAGTCCAGGAACTCAcaactgctgctgcaatCAAACCAGTTTTAACAGACCGCCCAGCGGCCACAAACTCTTCAGCAGTGATAATCTCTTTTTGGTATCTTCGGAGAATGAATGTAGTCATAATCATTCCGAGAGAAAACACAAAGCCGAGTCCAACGACAACGGCATATCCTGCGCcttgaggaagaggagctTCTAGCATGACGATTGGTGGTCTTCAAAGGGAAAATCGAATGAGATTTATaactgaaaaattttgaaaGGCATC
This portion of the Ogataea parapolymorpha DL-1 chromosome IV, whole genome shotgun sequence genome encodes:
- a CDS encoding putative oxidoreductase, coding for MSTPTTILNNGVVMPLVGLGTWQSKPNEVALAVEHALKNGYKHIDTAAIYGNEAEVGEGISKSGVPREDIFVTTKLWNSHHAPEDVLPALEESLKKLQLDYVDLYLMHYPLACDKAAFLESFASNPVDIDYVDTWKAMEKLLDTGKVRAIGISNFCLSETKRLLESCTIKPQVHQMEMHPYLKQDKFLEFHKENDIHVTAYSAFGNQNSTYEVGEEPKILEHPTVVAIAEKLGKTPAQVLVAWAVQRGTSVIPKSVTPKRIDENLGGQSVELSPEDFSAISDLGFQKRYSDFGPLVGYWYYRDLECPGKKP
- a CDS encoding flavonol synthase/flavanone 3-hydroxylase; this encodes MESSVPIIDFNAFHEGTFEERRRVGEEVVKAMSEVGFLYIVNHGISAADQERMFEWSKAFFELSEEQKLKCEHPKDGAHHRGWSHVGREKVVQMVFDRTQIEQLRKIPDVKESFDLGNEETKELENFWPDETDIPAFKEYCLYYFKLCTVLSKKILRAIALGMGLDEEFLTSYHTRSNNQLRLLHYPPTPVEDLKSGKAERIAAHTDFGTFTMLLQDSCGGLQVESPHNKGHFLPAPYVPGSLVINTGDFLMRWSNDKLKSTLHRVTAPPVDQGTGMTRVRYSIPYFVSADRDEVVDALPGTFSEDNPKKYSPITSGDYLAMRLNATYT
- a CDS encoding putative uracil permease, with protein sequence MSQDWKVHDLGIPNPFNDPWIVRMIKNPEKLPASELFAVPKDENSEYDNDRWTNRDLIPIPKDRQTWTAMSYFGYWAVAGMGIPTWSMGSSALAYGLNCKQALAAIAGGAIIVGVIAVLIGIIGQKCRIGYTVSSRAAYGFYGCYLPIAIKSFIACIWQGLHFYYMGQALVGTIGSLAPTFITGTMGEAFSDWSPLTKNELLGVFLAIILFTVMMLIPPEKMQPMVHISFILQTGSFFGLMGWAIHANGGKLGPLWNREQTTSTGPGWAAFFMITNICGSNSGVLGQSDWTRYAKTRFAPNFSQIVTAPVTLFLTAAMGIFASAAMEPVLGDIYWNPVTLLPKLLTHYNFSPSVRAGVFFASFGIISGQLWQAVLLTACSTGMDISGFAPKYINIRRGSYVMTAIGLVCQPWKLLATSNTFLTVLSGFSVFVGPLVGGAIADFFVVRRMKYRMRDLYRCHDSIYWTRWGLNWRGLTSFAIGSLPTFPGLVCTAGNYPMPSGYEKFYNLTYLVGLLTTFVVHSLIGYFFPPPGVGLEAPYYEKDLEVETEILDSEKTNYVAKVVEDNSSSV
- a CDS encoding Urea active transporter; this encodes MLEAPLPQGAGYAVVVGLGFVFSLGMIMTTFILRRYQKEIITAEEFVAAGRSVKTGLIAAAVVSSWTWAATLLQSCTQVYKNGISGGFYYASGATVQIILFAFIAIKAKQRAPEAHTYLEIVKARYGTTAHAVYMFFAIATNVLVTAMLLTGGSAVISDLTGMNTVAACFLLPVGVVVYTLFGGIKATFLTDYAHTIAIIVIILTFAFTTYVSGDVLGSTSKVYDLVIEAAKEKPIEGNAEGSFLTMNSRSGGIFFVINIVGNFGTVFLDNGYWNKAIASSPAAALPGYIFGGLAWFAVPWLVSTTMGLACVALEKTPAFPSYPNLLTADEVSAGLVLPSAAVAMMGKGGAVAALIMVFMAVTSASSAEFIAVSSIFSYDIYKGYINPSASGKRLIFTSHVSVVVFSLVMSGFATGLWYAGISMGYLYELMGIIISAAVFPAAMTLLSKKQNVHAVVWSPILGTAFAIMSWLVCTKKKFGSITVSNTFEDDAMLTGNVVALLSPLIFVPILTYAFGSQEFDWEILKTIRRVDETEEIIEATEPVTEDAEFQPVKSHMTAIAHDIYEQKKATAAAEEEELLRKASKIAGYTCLFMAISLLVLWPMPMYGSKYIFSKKFFTGWVTVGIIWLFFSAFIVIIYPLWEGRHGIYVSMRGIYWDLTGQTWKLREWQNEHPEELHVVRSQVSAEIAHERAGGIDQAIERLSEKD